From Lycium ferocissimum isolate CSIRO_LF1 chromosome 12, AGI_CSIRO_Lferr_CH_V1, whole genome shotgun sequence, one genomic window encodes:
- the LOC132040222 gene encoding growth-regulating factor 4-like isoform X2: protein MSEARPPFTVLQWQELEHQAMIYKYLVAGIPVPMDLVVPIRRSFEPISARFFHHPSLGYCSYYGKKFDPEPGRCRRTDGKKWRCAKDAYPDSKYCERHMNRGRNRSRKHVESQLTSRSLLTSMSQNITGSSKTSGNFQRSSSGSFQNTPLYSAANSEGLSYGSATPKMQMEPVSYGIDNKAYRYFHGMAPEADEQDFSLEASAGMRSLGMGSSTDNTWCLMPPQLLSSPMVKPKNDSQLLDSSPQIQMPNPFEPMNDATISTQQHQHCFFSSDIGSHGTVKQEQRSMRPFFDEWPTTKESWSNLDDEGSSKNNFSTTQLSISIPMAPPDFSSRSSCSTKDA, encoded by the exons ATGAGTGAGGCAAGGCCACCTTTCACTGTTTTGCAGTGGCAAGAATTGGAGCATCAAGCTATGATATACAAGTACTTAGTGGCTGGTATACCTGTGCCTATGGATCTTGTTGTTCCTATACGACGTAGTTTTGAACCTATCTCTGCAAG GTTCTTTCATCATCCAAGCT TGGGTTATTGTTCCTATTATGGGAAGAAGTTCGATCCCGAGCCAGGAAGGTGTAGAAGGACAGATGGAAAGAAGTGGAGGTGCGCCAAAGATGCATATCCTGACTCAAAATATTGTGAGCGGCACATGAACCGAGGCCGCAACCGTTCAAGAAAGCATGTGGAATCTCAATTGACTTCTCGGTCCTTGTTGACTAGTATGTCGCAGAATATTACCGGAAGCAGCAAAACAAGTGGGAATTTCCAACGTAGCAGCAGTGGAAGCTTCCAGAACACGCCACTATATTCTGCTGCTAATTCAGAAGGACTGAGTTATGGAAGCGCCACACCGAAAATGCAGATGGAGCCTGTCTCCTACGGGATAGATAACAAGGCGTACAG GTATTTCCATGGAATGGCTCCTGAAGCTGATGAGCAGGATTTCTCTCTAGAAGCTTCAGCAGGCATGAGAAGTTTAGGCATGGGATCTAGCACAGACAACACATGGTGTCTGATGCCTCCACAACTTCTTTCAAGCCCCATGGTGAAACCGAAAAATGATTCTCAGTTGCTGGATAGCTCGCCACAAATACAAATGCCTAATCCATTTGAGCCTATGAATGATGCAACTATTTCGACACAGCAACACCAACATTGCTTTTTCAGCAGTGACATAGGCTCTCATGGGACGGTAAAACAGGAGCAACGTTCAATGCGCCCTTTCTTTGACGAATGGCCTACAACTAAGGAATCATGGTCCAATCTTGATGACGAGGGATCCagcaaaaataatttctccacTACTCAGCTATCCATATCCATTCCTATGGCTCCTCCCGACTTCTCTTCAAGGAGTTCTTGTTCCACAAAAG ATGCTTGA
- the LOC132040222 gene encoding growth-regulating factor 4-like isoform X1, which translates to MSEARPPFTVLQWQELEHQAMIYKYLVAGIPVPMDLVVPIRRSFEPISARFFHHPSLGYCSYYGKKFDPEPGRCRRTDGKKWRCAKDAYPDSKYCERHMNRGRNRSRKHVESQLTSRSLLTSMSQNITGSSKTSGNFQRSSSGSFQNTPLYSAANSEGLSYGSATPKMQMEPVSYGIDNKAYRYFHGMAPEADEQDFSLEASAGMRSLGMGSSTDNTWCLMPPQLLSSPMVKPKNDSQLLDSSPQIQMPNPFEPMNDATISTQQHQHCFFSSDIGSHGTVKQEQRSMRPFFDEWPTTKESWSNLDDEGSSKNNFSTTQLSISIPMAPPDFSSRSSCSTKDA; encoded by the exons ATGAGTGAGGCAAGGCCACCTTTCACTGTTTTGCAGTGGCAAGAATTGGAGCATCAAGCTATGATATACAAGTACTTAGTGGCTGGTATACCTGTGCCTATGGATCTTGTTGTTCCTATACGACGTAGTTTTGAACCTATCTCTGCAAGGTTCTTCCATCATCCTAGCT TGGGTTATTGTTCCTATTATGGGAAGAAGTTCGATCCCGAGCCAGGAAGGTGTAGAAGGACAGATGGAAAGAAGTGGAGGTGCGCCAAAGATGCATATCCTGACTCAAAATATTGTGAGCGGCACATGAACCGAGGCCGCAACCGTTCAAGAAAGCATGTGGAATCTCAATTGACTTCTCGGTCCTTGTTGACTAGTATGTCGCAGAATATTACCGGAAGCAGCAAAACAAGTGGGAATTTCCAACGTAGCAGCAGTGGAAGCTTCCAGAACACGCCACTATATTCTGCTGCTAATTCAGAAGGACTGAGTTATGGAAGCGCCACACCGAAAATGCAGATGGAGCCTGTCTCCTACGGGATAGATAACAAGGCGTACAG GTATTTCCATGGAATGGCTCCTGAAGCTGATGAGCAGGATTTCTCTCTAGAAGCTTCAGCAGGCATGAGAAGTTTAGGCATGGGATCTAGCACAGACAACACATGGTGTCTGATGCCTCCACAACTTCTTTCAAGCCCCATGGTGAAACCGAAAAATGATTCTCAGTTGCTGGATAGCTCGCCACAAATACAAATGCCTAATCCATTTGAGCCTATGAATGATGCAACTATTTCGACACAGCAACACCAACATTGCTTTTTCAGCAGTGACATAGGCTCTCATGGGACGGTAAAACAGGAGCAACGTTCAATGCGCCCTTTCTTTGACGAATGGCCTACAACTAAGGAATCATGGTCCAATCTTGATGACGAGGGATCCagcaaaaataatttctccacTACTCAGCTATCCATATCCATTCCTATGGCTCCTCCCGACTTCTCTTCAAGGAGTTCTTGTTCCACAAAAG ATGCTTGA
- the LOC132040804 gene encoding scopoletin glucosyltransferase-like, whose product MEEAIGEILVVPFFGQGHVFPLIELCKKLSIFYFKTTLILSSSISSSISSSLLRHPFVHVAAVNAPLPPPPRPEKFDPQPLMLHFKQMRQGMESILKSNIAKNNKCTKFKVVCAIVDSMMLERIGDVFTKFQVPVVAFFTCGAACLAMDYAAWKADVECIKPGETRFLPGLPDEMGMDYDDIVRRHSSEEPSIVAEIPRTKKKSFPTQPGDEPPWIQEVKVTIAILVNTFDELEQKFLDYLAKQTGLPIWGIGPMLPEKFWTLTATNSLLHDREIRTYSSHKTNYSEDEVLNWLNSKSPNSVIYISFGSDVLPTLQEHEEIAKALEESTRQNFIWVISKNQDYYPNGLETKVGKRGLVINGWAPQLLILSHSSTSGFLTHCGWNSTMEAIGQGVPLLAWPIRGDQFYNAKLIVCHLKIGHMVSSIRENIGLKRVKKEEIIQGIKGLMEDKQVHNRVKGLSGKFRHGFPVGSATALHDFKDFIMQAK is encoded by the exons ATGGAAGAAGCTATTGGTGAGATTTTAGTAGTGCCATTCTTTGGACAAGGCCATGTCTTTCCATTAATAGAGCTTTGTAAAAAACTctccattttttatttcaaaactacACTCATTCTTTCTTCCTCCATCTCCTCCTCCATCTCCTCCTCCTTGCTCCGCCACCCGTTCGTCCACGTGGCAGCCGTTAACGCCCCGTTACCGCCACCTCCTCGGCCAGAAAAATTTGACCCTCAGCCTCTTATGTTACATTTCAAGCAAATGAGACAAGGCATGGAAAGTATTTTGAAATCTAACATCGCTAAAAATAATAAGTGcacaaaatttaaagttgttTGTGCTATAGTTGATTCCATGATGTTGGAACGTATTGGAGATGTTTTCACAAAATTTCAAGTGCCTGTTGTGGCTTTCTTCACTTGTGGTGCTGCTTGTCTGGCCATGGATTATGCTGCTTGGAAAGCTGATGTAGAGTGCATCAAACCAG GTGAAACCCGGTTTCTTCCGGGTTTACCTGATGAAATGGGCATGGACTACGATGATATAGTAAGGAGACACAGCTCAGAGGAACCATCAATTGTTGCTGAGATTCCACGTACCAAGAAGAAATCTTTTCCAACACAACCTGGTGATGAGCCACCATGGATCCAAGAg GTAAAGGTTACAATAGCCATTCTTGTGAACACATTTGATGAATTAGAGCAAAAATTCCTGGACTACTTAGCAAAACAAACAGGACTTCCAATTTGGGGCATTGGCCCAATGCTGCCAGAAAAATTTTGGACACTCACCGCCACTAACTCCCTACTTCATGATAGAGAAATTAGAACATATTCAAGTCACAAAACAAATTATTCAGAAGATGAGGTACTAAATTGGCTAAACTCAAAATCTCCAAATTCAGTAATTTACATTTCTTTTGGTAGTGATGTTTTACCAACTTTACAAGAACATGAAGAGATTGCAAAGGCACTAGAAGAGAGTACAAGGCAAAATTTCATATGGGTAATTTCCAAAAATCAAGATTATTATCCTAATGGTTTGGAAACTAAAGTTGGGAAAAGGGGTTTGGTTATAAATGGATGGGCCCCACAATTATTGATTTTAAGTCACTCGTCGACTAGTGGATTCTTGACTCACTGTGGATGGAACTCGACTATGGAAGCGATCGGACAAGGTGTTCCTTTATTGGCTTGGCCAATTAGGGGTGACCAATTTTATAATGCAAAGTTAATAGTGTGTCATCTCAAGATTGGTCACATGGTATCATCAATTAGAGAAAATATTGGGTTGAAAAGggttaaaaaggaagaaataatACAAGGGATTAAGGGATTAATGGAGGATAAACAAGTTCATAATAGAGTGAAAGGTTTAAGTGGCAAATTTAGACATGGTTTTCCAGTTGGTTCAGCTACTGCTTTGCATGATTTCAAGGATTTTATTATGCAAGCAAAGTGA